A window of Oncorhynchus keta strain PuntledgeMale-10-30-2019 chromosome 27, Oket_V2, whole genome shotgun sequence contains these coding sequences:
- the LOC118359669 gene encoding testis-expressed protein 49-like isoform X1 — translation MAFFGITNLGYQNPIGDNMLLSPRSSASPGDEVDSRSWAKQSGLPSIQVQRGPPKCTDTGSIYNQPPPFSQDIHQGSQGRYREMLKRVQIPRSPNQLYSVPLTDSHQCGWWMSNGGQGKMHAPWTQVRRFPRKNSEMTKKNGAF, via the exons ATGGCTTTCTTCGGGATAACGAATTTGGGCTATCAAAACCCCATCGGAGACAATATGTTATTGAGTCCGAGATCGTCTGCTTCTCCCGGTG ATGAGGTGGATTCAAGGAGCTGGGCTAAACAGTCAGGACTGCCCTCCATCCAAGTCCAGAGGGGACCCCCAAAATGCACTGATACCGGCAGTATCTACAACCAGCCTCCTCCCTTCAGCCAAGACATACACCAAGGGAGCCAGGGGCGATATAGAGAGATGCTCAAACGGGTTCAGATACCAAGAT CCCCGAATCAGCTGTACTCCGTGCCCCTGACAGACAGCCATCAGTGTGGATGGTGGATGTCTAATGGAGGCCAAGGAAAGATGCATGCACCCTGGACCCAAGTCAGACGATTCCCCCGCAAGAACAGTGAGATGACCAA GAAAAACGGTGCCTTCTGA
- the LOC118359669 gene encoding testis-expressed protein 49-like isoform X2, with product MAFFGITNLGYQNPIGDNMLLSPRSSASPGDEVDSRSWAKQSGLPSIQVQRGPPKCTDTGSIYNQPPPFSQDIHQGSQGRYREMLKRVQIPRSPNQLYSVPLTDSHQCGWWMSNGGQGKMHAPWTQVRRFPRKNSEMTKFVKEMSMTDREFSLF from the exons ATGGCTTTCTTCGGGATAACGAATTTGGGCTATCAAAACCCCATCGGAGACAATATGTTATTGAGTCCGAGATCGTCTGCTTCTCCCGGTG ATGAGGTGGATTCAAGGAGCTGGGCTAAACAGTCAGGACTGCCCTCCATCCAAGTCCAGAGGGGACCCCCAAAATGCACTGATACCGGCAGTATCTACAACCAGCCTCCTCCCTTCAGCCAAGACATACACCAAGGGAGCCAGGGGCGATATAGAGAGATGCTCAAACGGGTTCAGATACCAAGAT CCCCGAATCAGCTGTACTCCGTGCCCCTGACAGACAGCCATCAGTGTGGATGGTGGATGTCTAATGGAGGCCAAGGAAAGATGCATGCACCCTGGACCCAAGTCAGACGATTCCCCCGCAAGAACAGTGAGATGACCAA GTTTGTGAAAGAGATGTCAATGACGGACCGAGAGTTCAGTTTATTCTGA
- the LOC118359668 gene encoding polypeptide N-acetylgalactosaminyltransferase 6-like: protein MRAFSRRHTLPFKLAILAGSLFLVLLLVMQYDVGGGTSPEPWLRELSNKQSQVMGVVRGAVSNMGFQIGAPLPLPSERGTNSFDPRCPPGFYSIDELQPHLERPLQDPEDPGAYGRPFVMGRMTPAEIKEKQDGLTKNCFNQFASDRISLHRSLGNDTRHPDCAGQRFRRCPPLPTTSVIIVFHNEAWSTLLRTVYSVLHTAPASLLTEILLVDDASTDDHLKSRLDEYVLQLKIVRVLRQRERKGLITARLLGAQTAQGEILTFLDAHCECFNGWLEPLLARIVEKPTAVVSPEIVIIDQNNMKFAKPLATARARNRGNFDWSLVFGWEQIPEEDQKKRKNETYPVRTPTFAGGLFSISKTYFEHIGTYDDKMLIWGGENVEMSFRVWQCGGQLEIIPCSVVGHVFRSKSPHTFPKGRSVIARNQVRLAEVWMEDYKQIFYRRNKKAATIAKENTYGDISERLKLKEKLSCKNFTWYLHNVYPEAYVPDLTPVMFGALKNSGSKTCLDVGEKNKGGKPVILYTCHNMGGNQYFEYTSHQELRHNIRKQLCLHATPGAAPLSIKLCRLKGKGTTVAPEQVWHFTPGSLLKNPSSGKCLTVDGGEVVMSSCDLTNLSQHWDLS, encoded by the exons ATGCGTGCGTTCTCCCGCCGTCACACCCTTCCCTTTAAGCTTGCCATTCTAGCAGGCTCCCTCTTCCTGGTCCTACTGCTCGTCATGCAGTACGACGTGGGAGGTGGGACTTCCCCTGAACCCTGGCTCCGAGAGCTGTCGAACAAACAGTCACAGGTGATGGGTGTGGTCAGAGGTGCTGTGTCAAACATGGGCTTCCAGATTGGTGCCCCCCTGCCCCTTCCCTCGGAGCGTGGGACCAACTCCTTTGATCCCCGCTGTCCACCTGGGTTCTACAGCATAGATGAGCTTCAACCTCACCTGGAGAGGCCCCTACAGGACCCAGAGGACCCCGGAGCCTATGGCCGACCGTTTGTGATGGGCAGGATGACCCCTGCAGAGATTAAAGAGAAGCAGGATGGGCTGACCAAAAATTGTTTCAACCAATTTGCCAGCGACCGTATCTCCCTTCACCGCAGCCTGGGAAATGACACACGCCACCCAGA TTGTGCAGGTCAAAGGTTCCGGCgctgccctcctctccccaccaccaGTGTGATCATCGTGTTCCACAACGAGGCGTGGTCCACCCTCCTGCGGACCGTTTACAGCGTCCTGCACACTGCTCCTGCCTCCCTGCTCACAGAGATATTACTGGTGGATGACGCTAGCACAGACG ATCACCTGAAGTCTCGTCTGGATGAGTATGTCCTGCAGCTGAAGATTGTGCGTGTGCTACGACAGCGGGAGAGGAAGGGATTAATCACTGCCAGGCTACTGGGGGCACAGACGGCTCAAGGAGAGATCCTCACCTTCCTGGATGCCCACT GTGAGTGCTTCAATGGCTGGCTGGAACCCCTCCTGGCTCGGATAGTGGAGAAGCCCACTGCTGTGGTCAGCCCTGAGATAGTCATCATTGACCAAAACAACATGAAGTTCGCCAAACCCCTCGCCACAGCTCGTGCCCGTAACCGCGGAAACTTTGACTGGAGCCTTGTCTTTGGGTGGGAGCAGATCCCTGAGGAAGACCAAAAGAAACGCAAGAATGAAACTTATCCTGTCAG GACTCCTACCTTTGCAGGTGGTCTGTTCTCTATTTCTAAGACTTACTTTGAGCACATTGGGACCTATGACGACAAGATGTTGATCTGGGGAGGTGAGAATGTGGAGATGTCCTTCAGG GTGTGGCAATGTGGAGGCCAGCTGGAGATCATACCCTGCTCAGTGGTGGGACATGTATTCCGCAGTAAGAGCCCTCACACCTTCCCCAAAGGCAGGTCGGTGATTGCCCGCAACCAGGTGCGTCTAGCAGAGGTCTGGATGGAGGACTACAAGCAGATCTTCTATCGCAGGAACAAGAAGGCTGCCACCATAGCCAAAGAG AACACATATGGTGACATCTCTGAACGCCTCAAACTCAAAGAGAAGCTAAGCTGCAAAAACTTTACATGGTACTTGCACAACGTTTACCCAGAGGCCTATGTTCCAGACCTCACCCCTGTCATGTTTGGAGCG CTCAAGAACTCTGGCTCAAAGACATGCCTGGATGTGGGAGAAAAGAATAAGGGTGGGAAACCGGTTATCTTATACACATGCCACAAcatgggaggaaaccag TATTTTGAGTACACATCCCACCAAGAGCTTCGTCACAACATACGTAAGCAGCTGTGTCTACATGCGACCCCCGGGGCGGCGCCACTGTCCATAAAGCTCTGCCGCCTGAAGGGCAAAGGAACCACAGTGGCCCCGGAGCAAGTGTGGCATTTTACACCG GGTTCTCTCCTTAAGAATCCCTCCTCGGGCAAATGCTTGACTGTAGACGGAGGTGAAGTGGTGATGAGTAGCTGTGACTTGACCAATCTCAGCCAACACTGGGACCTCAGCTGA
- the LOC118359670 gene encoding glucose-6-phosphate 1-dehydrogenase-like isoform X2 has product MAGRKLSAIPLSRSEVFGELRKELHDDKEFHHSDAHIFIIMGASGDLAKKKIYPTLWWLFRDGLLPEQTHFVGFARSDLTVDSIKTASMPYMKVADSEGERLSVFFSRNSYVSGKYTEESAFSNLHTHLLSLPGGGKANRLFYLALPPSVYHDVTKNIKHHCMSTKGWSRVIVEKPFGRDLQSSEELSTHLSSLFTEDQIYRIDHYLGKEMVQNLMVLRFGNRIFGPIWNRDSIACVVLTFKEPFGTQGRGGYFDDFGIIRDVMQNHLLQMLSLVAMEKPASTSSDDVRDEKVKVLKCIAPITMSDVVLGQYVGDPEGEGDAKLGYLDDPTVPKGSTQATFTTAVLYVHNERWDGVPFILRCGKALNERKAEVRLQFTDVPGDIFGAQCRRNELVVRVQPNEAVYAKMMSKKPGVYFHPEETELDLTYKSRYKDVNLPDAYERLILDVFCGSQMHFVRSDELREAWRIFTPLLHQIESEKPPPIPYIYGSRGPTEADELSKRVGFHYEGTYKWVNPHKL; this is encoded by the exons ATGGCTGGAA GAAAATTGAGTGCCATTCCCCTCTCTCGGTCTGAGGTGTTCGGAGAGCTGCGGAAGGAGCTGCATGATGACAAGGAGTTCCATCATTCCGACGCTCACATCTTCATCATCATGGGAGCATCG GGGGATCTAGCCAAAAAGAAAATCTACCCAACTCTGTG GTGGTTGTTTAGAGATGGTCTACTCCCTGAACAGACTCACTTTGTGGGCTTTGCCCGCTCTGACCTGACGGTGGATTCCATCAAAACTGCCTCCATGCCCTATATGAAG GTGGCAGACTCTGAGGGGGAGCGGTTGTCTGTGTTCTTCAGCCGTAACTCTTATGTCAGTGGGAAGTACACTGAGGAGAGTGCCTTCTCCAACCTCCACACCCACCTGTTGTCCCTGCCCGGGGGGGGCAAGGCCAACCGCCTCTTCTACCTCGCCCTGCCGCCCAGCGTCTACCACGATGTCACCAAGAACATCAAGCACCACTGCATGAGTACCAA gGGCTGGAGCAGAGTGATTGTGGAGAAGCCATTTGGTCGAGACCTGCAGAGCTCAGAGGAGCTGTCCACCCACCTCTCTTCCCTGTTCACTGAGGACCAGATCTACCGCATAGACCACTACCTGGGCAAGGAGATGGTGCAGAACCTCATGGTCCTCAG GTTTGGGAACCGGATCTTTGGGCCCATCTGGAACAGGGACAGCATAGCTTGTGTGGTCCTCACCTTCAAAGAACCCTTCGGCACCCAGGGCCGGGGCGGCTACTTTGACGACTTTGGAATCATCCG GGATGTCATGCAGAACCACTTGCTCCAGATGCTCTCGCTGGTTGCCATGGAGAAGCCTGCCTCCACCAGCTCTGATGATGTCAGGGATGAAAAG GTGAAGGTGCTGAAGTGCATTGCCCCCATTACCATGTCAGATGTGGTGTTGGGGCAGTATGTGGGTGacccagagggagagggggatgccaAGCTGGGTTACCTTGATGACCCCACCGTCCCCAAAGGCTCCACCCAGGCCACTTTCACCACAGCTGTGCTCTACGTGCACAACGAGCGCTGGGATG GTGTTCCCTTCATCCTGCGTTGCGGCAAAGCCCTGAATGAGAGGAAAGCGGAGGTGCGGTTGCAGTTCACGGATGTTCCGGGGGACATCTTTGGAGCGCAGTGTCGTAGGAATGAGCTGGTGGTGCGTGTGCAGCCCAACGAGGCCGTCTATGCCAAGATGATGAGCAAGAAACCAGGAGTGTATTTCCACCCGGAGGAGACGGAGCTGGACCTCACCTACAAAAGCCGATATAAG GATGTGAATTTGCCCGACGCCTACGAGCGTCTCATCCTGGACGTCTTCTGTGGCAGCCAGATGCACTTTGTCAGGAG TGATGAGCTGAGGGAAGCCTGGAGGATCTTTACGCCTCTCCTTCATCAGATCGAGAGCGAGAAGCCTCCCCCCATCCCCTACATATATGGAAG CCGGGGTCCAACAGAAGCAGATGAGCTTTCAAAGAGGGTTGGTTTCCACTATGAAGGAACATACAAATGGGTCAACCCCCACAAACTGTGA
- the LOC118359670 gene encoding glucose-6-phosphate 1-dehydrogenase-like isoform X1, translating to MVMGSGSSAGKLSAIPLSRSEVFGELRKELHDDKEFHHSDAHIFIIMGASGDLAKKKIYPTLWWLFRDGLLPEQTHFVGFARSDLTVDSIKTASMPYMKVADSEGERLSVFFSRNSYVSGKYTEESAFSNLHTHLLSLPGGGKANRLFYLALPPSVYHDVTKNIKHHCMSTKGWSRVIVEKPFGRDLQSSEELSTHLSSLFTEDQIYRIDHYLGKEMVQNLMVLRFGNRIFGPIWNRDSIACVVLTFKEPFGTQGRGGYFDDFGIIRDVMQNHLLQMLSLVAMEKPASTSSDDVRDEKVKVLKCIAPITMSDVVLGQYVGDPEGEGDAKLGYLDDPTVPKGSTQATFTTAVLYVHNERWDGVPFILRCGKALNERKAEVRLQFTDVPGDIFGAQCRRNELVVRVQPNEAVYAKMMSKKPGVYFHPEETELDLTYKSRYKDVNLPDAYERLILDVFCGSQMHFVRSDELREAWRIFTPLLHQIESEKPPPIPYIYGSRGPTEADELSKRVGFHYEGTYKWVNPHKL from the exons ATGGTGATGGGAAGTGGATCGAGCGCTG GAAAATTGAGTGCCATTCCCCTCTCTCGGTCTGAGGTGTTCGGAGAGCTGCGGAAGGAGCTGCATGATGACAAGGAGTTCCATCATTCCGACGCTCACATCTTCATCATCATGGGAGCATCG GGGGATCTAGCCAAAAAGAAAATCTACCCAACTCTGTG GTGGTTGTTTAGAGATGGTCTACTCCCTGAACAGACTCACTTTGTGGGCTTTGCCCGCTCTGACCTGACGGTGGATTCCATCAAAACTGCCTCCATGCCCTATATGAAG GTGGCAGACTCTGAGGGGGAGCGGTTGTCTGTGTTCTTCAGCCGTAACTCTTATGTCAGTGGGAAGTACACTGAGGAGAGTGCCTTCTCCAACCTCCACACCCACCTGTTGTCCCTGCCCGGGGGGGGCAAGGCCAACCGCCTCTTCTACCTCGCCCTGCCGCCCAGCGTCTACCACGATGTCACCAAGAACATCAAGCACCACTGCATGAGTACCAA gGGCTGGAGCAGAGTGATTGTGGAGAAGCCATTTGGTCGAGACCTGCAGAGCTCAGAGGAGCTGTCCACCCACCTCTCTTCCCTGTTCACTGAGGACCAGATCTACCGCATAGACCACTACCTGGGCAAGGAGATGGTGCAGAACCTCATGGTCCTCAG GTTTGGGAACCGGATCTTTGGGCCCATCTGGAACAGGGACAGCATAGCTTGTGTGGTCCTCACCTTCAAAGAACCCTTCGGCACCCAGGGCCGGGGCGGCTACTTTGACGACTTTGGAATCATCCG GGATGTCATGCAGAACCACTTGCTCCAGATGCTCTCGCTGGTTGCCATGGAGAAGCCTGCCTCCACCAGCTCTGATGATGTCAGGGATGAAAAG GTGAAGGTGCTGAAGTGCATTGCCCCCATTACCATGTCAGATGTGGTGTTGGGGCAGTATGTGGGTGacccagagggagagggggatgccaAGCTGGGTTACCTTGATGACCCCACCGTCCCCAAAGGCTCCACCCAGGCCACTTTCACCACAGCTGTGCTCTACGTGCACAACGAGCGCTGGGATG GTGTTCCCTTCATCCTGCGTTGCGGCAAAGCCCTGAATGAGAGGAAAGCGGAGGTGCGGTTGCAGTTCACGGATGTTCCGGGGGACATCTTTGGAGCGCAGTGTCGTAGGAATGAGCTGGTGGTGCGTGTGCAGCCCAACGAGGCCGTCTATGCCAAGATGATGAGCAAGAAACCAGGAGTGTATTTCCACCCGGAGGAGACGGAGCTGGACCTCACCTACAAAAGCCGATATAAG GATGTGAATTTGCCCGACGCCTACGAGCGTCTCATCCTGGACGTCTTCTGTGGCAGCCAGATGCACTTTGTCAGGAG TGATGAGCTGAGGGAAGCCTGGAGGATCTTTACGCCTCTCCTTCATCAGATCGAGAGCGAGAAGCCTCCCCCCATCCCCTACATATATGGAAG CCGGGGTCCAACAGAAGCAGATGAGCTTTCAAAGAGGGTTGGTTTCCACTATGAAGGAACATACAAATGGGTCAACCCCCACAAACTGTGA